A window of Synergistales bacterium genomic DNA:
TTCCATCCTTGTGGGGGGCGGTATGATGTTTACCTTCTTCAAGGCCCAGGGGTACGGGATAGGCCAATCCCTCTGCGAGGAGGACTACGTGGAGCTCGCCAGGGACCTTCTGGACCGGGCAGCGCAGCAGAATGTGCGGCTCCACCTGCCGTCGGATGTTGTCTGCACCCGCGAGATCAAGGAAACGAGCAACGTTACTACCGTTCGCCCGGATGCTATTCCTGATGACATGATGGGTGTCGATATCGGTCCGGAGACAAGTCGGGCGTTTTCGGAGGTGATCGCTGCTTCCAAAACGGTGCTGTGGAACGGGCCAATGGGCGTGTTTGAGCTTCCTCCTTTTGCGGAGGGAACGAGATCGGTGGCCGCGTCACTGGCCGGAGCGACAGAACAAGGTGCGATGACTGTGGTTGGAGGAGGAGACAGCGCAGCGGCGGTGGCACAGTTCGGATATGCCGCCGAGGTCTCTCATGTTTCCACAGGCGGAGGGGCGAGCCTGGAGTTCTTTGAAGGCAGGATGCTCCCCGGTGTGGCTCCCCTCCTCAAAGAAGAGTAGTTCAGGCTGTGCCCGGTACAGCTGTATGGATGTCGGCGAGCCGGGCCGAAGAACCGAAGACAGTGAATAGGAAGCAACAATGTAGGGGCGCTTTTTAGCGCCCTTGCATCTATTTGGAAGTGGCGTCGGGCCGCAGAAGCGTCCGAGAAGAGCAACCAGACCTCCGGCGCGCGACAGCTGAAAGCAATACAATGAAAAAATGAAAATAAAAAAGAGGAGGGCTTTTTGTGGAACCAAGAAGGATGCATATCTCCGGGAACTGGAAGATGAACCTCGGGCCTCGGCAGTCAAAGGGGTATCTGGATGAACTGAAAGGGCAATTTGCGGCACTATCCTTCGATCAAGAATCCTTTGAGAGCCGAGGGGTAGATGTCTCGCTGTTCCCTCCATTCACCTCTTTGCACGTCTTTTCCGAGAGCGCTCGGGATATGCCTGTTGTCTATGGAGCACAGAATGCCTACTGCGAAGCAAGTGGGGCGTATACCGGGGAGATTTCCGCTGATATGGTCAAAGAGCTCGGTGCGCGACAGGTTCTCGTTGGCCATAGCGAGCGGAGGCATATCTTTGCCGAATCGACGGATCTTATTGCCCGGAAGGTCTCCCGTGTGCTGAGCGCGGATCTCCAGGTCATGCTCTGCGTCGGCGAGACCCTTGAAGAGCGGCAGAAGGGCGACACCTTTGATGTCCTGGAGAAGCAGGTGCTTACCGCTATAGCCCACCAGACACCAGAAGAGGTGGCCTCATGGATACAGATCGCCTACGAGCCTGTCTGGGCTATTGGAACCGGGCGGAATGCATCGCCTGAGGACGCACAGGAGGCGTGTCAGTTTATCCGCCGGCTGATTGCAGAGCGTTTTGGGCACAGGGTCGCCCCCAAAACCCGCATCCTCTATGGCGGCAGCGTCAAACCCGGGAATGCCCAGGCGATCCTGGAACGCCCCGATGTGGACGGCGCACTGATCGGGGGGGCCTCCCTGAAAGCCGACACCTTTGCCGAGGTGATCCGTATAGCCATGGAGATCGCCTAGATCTTTGGATCCTTTGTTTGCTATGCGTATTGGTGTGTGTCCTGACCCGGTATTCCCGGGCATATCGTTACTAATTTCACATATCACATAATATAAATCAAGAATCGAAAATCGGTTGGCATGGCATTCTGTCGGTGCCCCGTACCTAACATAAGATATATTATAGGACACAAAAAGAAGCGCTCCGCTCTCCTCGTTCTGCTTCTTTGGTGTGTGCTTGCGCTTACCTGCTGCTGTGTTCCGAAGGTGGACACAGGGAGCTCCTTTGAGGCCGCCCTATACTGCATAGCAAGCCAACAAAAAACGGACATCCCTCTGCCTGAAGGGATGTCCGTTTCCGGACATGCATGCATGATCGCTC
This region includes:
- the tpiA gene encoding triose-phosphate isomerase; its protein translation is MEPRRMHISGNWKMNLGPRQSKGYLDELKGQFAALSFDQESFESRGVDVSLFPPFTSLHVFSESARDMPVVYGAQNAYCEASGAYTGEISADMVKELGARQVLVGHSERRHIFAESTDLIARKVSRVLSADLQVMLCVGETLEERQKGDTFDVLEKQVLTAIAHQTPEEVASWIQIAYEPVWAIGTGRNASPEDAQEACQFIRRLIAERFGHRVAPKTRILYGGSVKPGNAQAILERPDVDGALIGGASLKADTFAEVIRIAMEIA